The Persicobacter psychrovividus genome includes a window with the following:
- the bioC gene encoding malonyl-ACP O-methyltransferase BioC — MTEMIDKSLVRERFRQSLDTYDESAVVQAKMAQKLSELIEVHRSPIIGRALEIGAGSGMLSRLLPHAQIEQLWVNDLVDESMSVIEQIRPDFSPLSGDIEQLELPEDLDLVLSGSTFQWLSDPKAFFQKLHDQIVPQGLLCFSTFGPDNCREVRELSGQGLPYMNLEEHLDLLSDFDCLHAEQVHYPMYFDNARKVLGHLKRTGVNGLQKRPWSITKVIKFQRQYDQQFRDEKGVRLTYHGMFFVLKKRS, encoded by the coding sequence ATGACTGAAATGATAGATAAATCTTTGGTTCGTGAGCGGTTCCGACAAAGTCTCGATACTTACGACGAATCAGCGGTAGTACAGGCAAAAATGGCCCAAAAGCTCAGCGAGCTGATTGAAGTCCACCGATCGCCAATCATTGGGCGGGCACTGGAAATCGGTGCAGGATCGGGCATGCTGAGCAGGCTCTTGCCCCATGCTCAGATTGAGCAACTATGGGTGAATGATCTGGTGGATGAAAGTATGTCGGTGATCGAGCAGATCCGCCCGGACTTCTCACCGCTCAGTGGCGACATCGAACAGTTGGAATTGCCCGAAGACCTTGATTTGGTGCTATCTGGATCGACCTTTCAATGGCTGAGCGATCCAAAGGCTTTCTTCCAAAAACTGCACGACCAAATAGTCCCTCAGGGACTCCTTTGTTTCTCCACTTTCGGACCCGACAACTGTCGGGAAGTGCGTGAACTCAGCGGTCAGGGATTGCCTTATATGAACCTGGAAGAACACTTGGATTTGCTGTCTGATTTCGACTGCCTGCATGCTGAGCAGGTTCACTATCCGATGTATTTCGACAACGCCAGAAAAGTCCTCGGCCACCTCAAACGAACAGGCGTTAATGGCTTGCAAAAGCGACCGTGGAGCATCACCAAAGTCATCAAATTCCAACGGCAATACGACCAACAATTCCGTGATGAAAAGGGCGTCCGACTGACCTACCACGGGATGTTTTTTGTCCTTAAAAAACGATCATAA